One segment of bacterium BMS3Abin08 DNA contains the following:
- a CDS encoding YcfA-like protein has translation MSKIPSLNYDKVIKALQRDGWVIVRQRGSHIRLQKHIEKEVLKIIVPAHKPIKRSTLSHILKQARITIDDFLRKL, from the coding sequence ATGAGCAAAATTCCCAGCCTGAACTATGATAAGGTAATCAAGGCATTACAGCGTGATGGATGGGTGATAGTTCGCCAACGAGGATCACATATCAGATTGCAAAAGCATATAGAGAAGGAAGTTCTGAAAATAATCGTGCCAGCTCACAAACCTATTAAACGGTCGACTTTATCTCATATCCTTAAACAGGCTCGAATAACCATAGATGACTTTCTTAGAAAATTATAA